From Camelus dromedarius isolate mCamDro1 chromosome 23, mCamDro1.pat, whole genome shotgun sequence, a single genomic window includes:
- the LOC116151293 gene encoding low affinity immunoglobulin gamma Fc region receptor II-like isoform X1: protein MGVPSFTALPAAESDQADCMPCHPLGHMLLWTALLFLAPAAGTPAGLPKAVVNLQSKWVNVLQEDDVMLICQGTNNPGDDFTQWFHNGSSIPTQVQPSYSFKASSNDSGDYKCQTGQTSLSDPVHLDVISDWLLLQTPSLVFQEGEPIVLRCHSWKNKPLYKVTFFHNRKSIKFSFVYSNFSIPQANFSHNGEYYCTGFIGQMQHSSQPVTITVQGPAILLIFSPWYQITFGLVIGLLFAVDTGLYFSVQRDLQS from the exons ATGGGGGTCCCCTCATTCACAGCCCTCCCTGCTGCCGAGAGTGACCAGGCTGACTGCATGCCCTGCCATCCCTTGGGCCACATGCTACTGTGGACAGCCCTGCTATTCCTGG CTCCTGCTGCTGGGACACCTG cAGGTCTCCCGAAGGCTGTGGTGAACCTTCAGTCCAAATGGGTCAACGTTCTCCAGGAGGATGATGTGATGTTGATATGCCAAGGGACCAACAACCCTGGGGATGACTTCACCCAGTGGTTCCATAATGGAAGCTCCATCCCAACCCAGGTACAACCCAGCTACAGCTTTAAAGCCAGCAGCAATGACAGCGGGGACTACAAGTGCCAGACGGGCCAGACCAGCCTCAGTGACCCTGTGCATCTGGATGTGATTTCCG ACTGGCTGCTGCTCCAGACCCCTAGCCTGGTGTTCCAGGAAGGGGAACCCATCGTGCTGAGGTGCCACAGCTGGAAAAACAAGCCTCTGTATAAGGTCACATTCTTCCACAATAGAAAATCCATCAAGTTTTCCTTTGTGTATTCCAACTTCTCTATCCCACAAGCAAACTTCAGTCACAATGGCGAGTACTACTGCACAGGATTTATCGGGCAGATGCAGCACTCGTCACAGCCTGTGACCATCACTGTCCAAG GTCCAGCAATTCTACTCATCTTTTCACCTTGGTATCAAATTACCTTCGGCCTGGTGATAGGGCTCCTTTTTGCAGTGGATACGGGGCTGTATTTTTCTGTGCAGAGAGACCTTCAAAGCTAA
- the LOC116151293 gene encoding low affinity immunoglobulin gamma Fc region receptor II-like isoform X3 — MGVPSFTALPAAESDQADCMPCHPLGHMLLWTALLFLAPAAGTPAGLPKAVVNLQSKWVNVLQEDDVMLICQGTNNPGDDFTQWFHNGSSIPTQVQPSYSFKASSNDSGDYKCQTGQTSLSDPVHLDVISDWLLLQTPSLVFQEGEPIVLRCHSWKNKPLYKVTFFHNRKSIKFSFVYSNFSIPQANFSHNGEYYCTGFIGQMQHSSQPVTITVQEVHGK; from the exons ATGGGGGTCCCCTCATTCACAGCCCTCCCTGCTGCCGAGAGTGACCAGGCTGACTGCATGCCCTGCCATCCCTTGGGCCACATGCTACTGTGGACAGCCCTGCTATTCCTGG CTCCTGCTGCTGGGACACCTG cAGGTCTCCCGAAGGCTGTGGTGAACCTTCAGTCCAAATGGGTCAACGTTCTCCAGGAGGATGATGTGATGTTGATATGCCAAGGGACCAACAACCCTGGGGATGACTTCACCCAGTGGTTCCATAATGGAAGCTCCATCCCAACCCAGGTACAACCCAGCTACAGCTTTAAAGCCAGCAGCAATGACAGCGGGGACTACAAGTGCCAGACGGGCCAGACCAGCCTCAGTGACCCTGTGCATCTGGATGTGATTTCCG ACTGGCTGCTGCTCCAGACCCCTAGCCTGGTGTTCCAGGAAGGGGAACCCATCGTGCTGAGGTGCCACAGCTGGAAAAACAAGCCTCTGTATAAGGTCACATTCTTCCACAATAGAAAATCCATCAAGTTTTCCTTTGTGTATTCCAACTTCTCTATCCCACAAGCAAACTTCAGTCACAATGGCGAGTACTACTGCACAGGATTTATCGGGCAGATGCAGCACTCGTCACAGCCTGTGACCATCACTGTCCAAG
- the LOC116151293 gene encoding low affinity immunoglobulin gamma Fc region receptor III-like isoform X4, whose product MLICQGTNNPGDDFTQWFHNGSSIPTQVQPSYSFKASSNDSGDYKCQTGQTSLSDPVHLDVISDWLLLQTPSLVFQEGEPIVLRCHSWKNKPLYKVTFFHNRKSIKFSFVYSNFSIPQANFSHNGEYYCTGFIGQMQHSSQPVTITVQGPAILLIFSPWYQITFGLVIGLLFAVDTGLYFSVQRDLQS is encoded by the exons ATGTTGATATGCCAAGGGACCAACAACCCTGGGGATGACTTCACCCAGTGGTTCCATAATGGAAGCTCCATCCCAACCCAGGTACAACCCAGCTACAGCTTTAAAGCCAGCAGCAATGACAGCGGGGACTACAAGTGCCAGACGGGCCAGACCAGCCTCAGTGACCCTGTGCATCTGGATGTGATTTCCG ACTGGCTGCTGCTCCAGACCCCTAGCCTGGTGTTCCAGGAAGGGGAACCCATCGTGCTGAGGTGCCACAGCTGGAAAAACAAGCCTCTGTATAAGGTCACATTCTTCCACAATAGAAAATCCATCAAGTTTTCCTTTGTGTATTCCAACTTCTCTATCCCACAAGCAAACTTCAGTCACAATGGCGAGTACTACTGCACAGGATTTATCGGGCAGATGCAGCACTCGTCACAGCCTGTGACCATCACTGTCCAAG GTCCAGCAATTCTACTCATCTTTTCACCTTGGTATCAAATTACCTTCGGCCTGGTGATAGGGCTCCTTTTTGCAGTGGATACGGGGCTGTATTTTTCTGTGCAGAGAGACCTTCAAAGCTAA
- the LOC116151293 gene encoding low affinity immunoglobulin gamma Fc region receptor II-like isoform X2, whose amino-acid sequence MGVPSFTALPAAESDQADCMPCHPLGHMLLWTALLFLAPAAGTPAGLPKAVVNLQSKWVNVLQEDDVMLICQGTNNPGDDFTQWFHNGSSIPTQVQPSYSFKASSNDSGDYKCQTGQTSLSDPVHLDVISDWLLLQTPSLVFQEGEPIVLRCHSWKNKPLYKVTFFHNRKSIKFSFVYSNFSIPQANFSHNGEYYCTGFIGQMQHSSQPVTITVQVSQIRDYKKCLS is encoded by the exons ATGGGGGTCCCCTCATTCACAGCCCTCCCTGCTGCCGAGAGTGACCAGGCTGACTGCATGCCCTGCCATCCCTTGGGCCACATGCTACTGTGGACAGCCCTGCTATTCCTGG CTCCTGCTGCTGGGACACCTG cAGGTCTCCCGAAGGCTGTGGTGAACCTTCAGTCCAAATGGGTCAACGTTCTCCAGGAGGATGATGTGATGTTGATATGCCAAGGGACCAACAACCCTGGGGATGACTTCACCCAGTGGTTCCATAATGGAAGCTCCATCCCAACCCAGGTACAACCCAGCTACAGCTTTAAAGCCAGCAGCAATGACAGCGGGGACTACAAGTGCCAGACGGGCCAGACCAGCCTCAGTGACCCTGTGCATCTGGATGTGATTTCCG ACTGGCTGCTGCTCCAGACCCCTAGCCTGGTGTTCCAGGAAGGGGAACCCATCGTGCTGAGGTGCCACAGCTGGAAAAACAAGCCTCTGTATAAGGTCACATTCTTCCACAATAGAAAATCCATCAAGTTTTCCTTTGTGTATTCCAACTTCTCTATCCCACAAGCAAACTTCAGTCACAATGGCGAGTACTACTGCACAGGATTTATCGGGCAGATGCAGCACTCGTCACAGCCTGTGACCATCACTGTCCAAG